The proteins below come from a single Atribacterota bacterium genomic window:
- the rplN gene encoding 50S ribosomal protein L14, with amino-acid sequence MIQMQTRLFVADNSGAKQIQCIKVLGGSRKRYARIGEVIVASVKEANVGGTAKKGEIVKAVIVRTKKEVGRPDGSYIRFDDNAAVIINNQNEPIGTRIFGPVARELRDKKYMKIISLAPEVV; translated from the coding sequence TTGATACAAATGCAGACAAGACTTTTTGTAGCAGATAATTCTGGTGCTAAGCAAATACAATGTATAAAAGTACTTGGCGGTTCAAGAAAAAGATATGCCAGAATTGGGGAAGTTATTGTAGCTTCTGTGAAAGAAGCAAATGTAGGGGGCACGGCAAAAAAAGGAGAAATAGTAAAAGCCGTTATTGTCAGGACAAAAAAGGAAGTAGGACGGCCCGATGGTTCCTATATTCGTTTTGATGATAATGCGGCTGTTATTATAAATAATCAAAATGAACCAATTGGAACAAGAATATTTGGTCCCGTAGCTAGAGAATTAAGGGATAAAAAATATATGAAAATAATATCCCTCGCTCCCGAAGTGGTATAG
- the rpsQ gene encoding 30S ribosomal protein S17, which yields MSISTEKISRIGNVVSNSMEKSVVVQVTYLVAHKLYKKRIRKSSKFMAHDEKNICEVGDKVKIVSSKPLSKRKRWEVAEIIQKRK from the coding sequence ATGTCAATTTCAACTGAAAAAATAAGCAGAATTGGGAATGTAGTCAGTAATTCAATGGAGAAATCTGTTGTAGTTCAAGTAACTTATTTAGTTGCTCATAAGCTTTATAAGAAAAGAATAAGAAAAAGCTCAAAATTTATGGCTCATGATGAAAAAAACATATGTGAAGTTGGAGATAAAGTTAAAATTGTTTCCTCAAAGCCATTGAGCAAAAGAAAAAGATGGGAAGTTGCGGAAATTATTCAAAAAAGAAAATAG
- the rpmC gene encoding 50S ribosomal protein L29, translated as MKASELRDLSVNELEKKLSDLKDELFSLRFQSVTGQLSNFMKIREVKHEIARTKTILREIELNKKINKPESIKS; from the coding sequence TTGAAAGCAAGTGAGTTAAGAGATTTATCTGTTAATGAATTAGAAAAAAAGCTCTCTGATTTGAAAGATGAATTATTTAGCCTCAGATTTCAATCAGTCACAGGTCAACTAAGTAATTTTATGAAAATTAGAGAAGTGAAACACGAAATTGCTCGTACCAAGACGATACTTAGGGAAATTGAGTTAAATAAAAAAATAAACAAACCTGAAAGTATTAAAAGTTAA
- the rplP gene encoding 50S ribosomal protein L16: protein MLQPTRTKYRKMQRGKMKGKAQKGNMIAFGEYGLQALQTAWITSAQIESARIAVTHAIKRGGKVWIRVFPHKSVTKTAAETRMGKGKGSPEFWVAVVKPGTVLFELGGVEEKIAMEAMRLASHKLPIKTRFVMREEQVVG, encoded by the coding sequence ATGCTCCAACCAACTAGAACTAAATATAGAAAAATGCAACGTGGAAAAATGAAGGGAAAAGCCCAAAAAGGCAATATGATAGCTTTTGGGGAATACGGTTTACAGGCGTTGCAAACAGCATGGATTACAAGTGCACAAATAGAATCGGCAAGAATAGCTGTTACACATGCTATCAAAAGAGGTGGAAAAGTATGGATAAGAGTATTTCCTCATAAATCCGTCACCAAAACTGCTGCTGAAACAAGAATGGGTAAAGGAAAGGGTTCACCGGAATTTTGGGTAGCAGTGGTAAAGCCTGGAACAGTATTATTTGAACTTGGTGGTGTTGAAGAAAAGATAGCAATGGAAGCAATGAGATTGGCTTCTCATAAGTTACCAATTAAGACTCGCTTTGTTATGCGAGAAGAACAGGTGGTGGGATAA